A portion of the Chromobacterium sp. IIBBL 290-4 genome contains these proteins:
- a CDS encoding DUF4149 domain-containing protein: protein MDGLRAIAKTFWIGGLWVIGLIVAPVLFKTLDSVTAGMVAGRLFAVIAWVGLVCGVYLLVDLVWRHGVSGLKLGGFWLIVGMLACILINQFGVAPIIVTLKQQMNHAAEGLFGGGFATWHAISSLIYLVQSLFGLAFILRNE, encoded by the coding sequence ATGGACGGCTTGCGTGCTATTGCCAAGACCTTCTGGATTGGCGGTTTATGGGTGATCGGCCTGATCGTGGCGCCGGTGCTGTTCAAAACGCTGGACTCGGTGACCGCCGGCATGGTGGCGGGACGCTTGTTCGCCGTCATCGCCTGGGTGGGCCTGGTGTGCGGCGTCTACCTCTTGGTGGATCTGGTATGGCGCCATGGCGTGTCCGGGCTGAAGCTGGGCGGCTTCTGGCTCATCGTCGGCATGCTGGCCTGCATCCTGATCAACCAGTTCGGCGTCGCGCCCATCATCGTCACGCTGAAGCAGCAGATGAACCATGCGGCCGAGGGCTTGTTCGGCGGCGGCTTCGCCACCTGGCACGCCATCTCCAGCCTGATCTATCTGGTGCAAAGCTTGTTTGGCCTGGCCTTCATACTGCGCAACGAATGA
- the yhbY gene encoding ribosome assembly RNA-binding protein YhbY gives MKIELKPFQRKYLQGLAHGIDPVVMIGNNGLTESVVREIAISLDAHELIKVRVLGDDREARVAMFEQICDQLDCAPVQHIGKLLVLWRPSDKERIALPKNKQALKG, from the coding sequence ATGAAAATTGAACTCAAGCCGTTCCAGCGCAAGTATCTGCAAGGCCTGGCCCACGGCATCGACCCGGTGGTGATGATAGGCAATAATGGCCTGACCGAGTCCGTCGTCCGCGAAATCGCCATCAGCCTGGACGCCCATGAACTGATCAAGGTCCGCGTGCTGGGCGACGACCGCGAAGCCCGCGTCGCCATGTTCGAGCAGATCTGCGACCAGCTGGACTGCGCGCCGGTGCAACACATCGGCAAGCTGCTGGTGCTGTGGCGCCCCAGCGACAAGGAGCGCATCGCGCTGCCGAAGAACAAGCAGGCCCTGAAGGGCTAA
- the rlmE gene encoding 23S rRNA (uridine(2552)-2'-O)-methyltransferase RlmE, whose product MARSKSSNSWLQEHVNDQYVQMAQKDGYRARAAYKLLEINDKDKLIRPGTVLADLGSTPGSWSQVASRIVGDAGKVFALDILPMDPVPGVDFIQGDFREESVLREFEQLLGGRPLDLVISDMAPNMSGMSAIDQARSFLLCELALDFARDHLKPGGHFLVKVFQGSDFQDYLKAMRELFSEVVTRKPKASRDRSSEIYLLGKGRR is encoded by the coding sequence ATGGCAAGAAGCAAGAGCAGCAACAGCTGGTTGCAGGAACACGTCAACGATCAATACGTGCAGATGGCGCAGAAAGACGGCTACCGCGCCCGCGCCGCCTACAAATTGCTGGAAATCAACGACAAGGACAAGCTGATCCGTCCCGGCACCGTGCTGGCTGACCTGGGCTCCACGCCCGGCAGCTGGTCGCAGGTGGCCTCGCGCATCGTCGGCGACGCCGGCAAGGTGTTCGCGCTGGACATTTTGCCTATGGACCCGGTTCCGGGTGTGGATTTCATCCAGGGCGACTTCCGCGAGGAAAGTGTCTTGCGCGAGTTCGAACAATTGCTGGGCGGCCGTCCGCTGGACCTTGTAATTTCCGATATGGCGCCCAATATGTCGGGTATGAGCGCCATCGATCAGGCCAGAAGTTTCCTGCTGTGCGAACTGGCTCTGGATTTTGCGCGCGATCATTTGAAACCTGGAGGCCACTTTCTCGTCAAAGTATTTCAGGGAAGCGATTTTCAGGATTATCTCAAGGCCATGCGCGAGCTGTTCTCCGAGGTAGTCACCCGCAAGCCTAAGGCGTCGCGCGACCGTTCCAGCGAAATATATTTGCTGGGCAAGGGTCGCCGCTGA
- the ftsH gene encoding ATP-dependent zinc metalloprotease FtsH — protein MNNIGKNIAIWVIIGLVLMTVFNQFNKRQDTQNQLEYSQFISNVESGKVQSLTIEGHPLRGQWLKGKLSDGTAFATFAPYDPQLVDDLIKNNVRFSAKPEEEPSMLMSIFISWFPMLLLIGVWVFFMRQMQGGGKGGAFSFGKSKARMLDQDANTVVFADVAGCDEAKEEVKEIVDYLRDPSRYQSLGGRIPRGILLAGSPGTGKTLLAKAIAGEAKVPFFSISGSDFVEMFVGVGAARVRDMFEQAKKNSPCIIFIDEIDAVGRQRGAGLGGGNDEREQTLNQLLVEMDGFDTNSTVIVIAATNRPDVLDPALQRPGRFDRQVVVPLPDIRGREQILNVHMRKVPIAADVNAEVIARGTPGFSGADLANLINEAALFAARRNKRLVDMEDLESAKDKIMMGSERRSMVMTEEEKKNTAYHESGHAVVAKLLPKSDPVHKVTIIPRGRALGVTMQLPEQDRFTYDRQYLLDRLAILFGGRIAEELFMNQMTTGAGNDFERATQMARDMVTRYGMSDKLGPMVYGENEGEVFLGRSITTHKNVSEATMQQVDAEIRRIIDEQYALARRLLEENRDKVEAMTAALLEFETIDAEQIDDIMAGKPPRPPKPGSSFAAKAEAKPAEPETPAAASEAQAPSEPSGPAQEA, from the coding sequence GTGAACAATATCGGCAAAAACATCGCCATCTGGGTGATCATCGGCTTGGTGCTGATGACGGTGTTCAATCAGTTCAACAAGCGTCAGGACACCCAGAACCAGCTCGAATACTCGCAGTTCATCAGCAATGTCGAGTCGGGCAAGGTGCAATCCCTGACCATCGAGGGCCATCCGCTGCGCGGCCAGTGGCTGAAGGGCAAATTGTCCGACGGCACCGCGTTCGCCACGTTCGCGCCGTACGATCCGCAACTGGTGGATGACCTGATCAAAAACAATGTGCGCTTCTCGGCCAAGCCGGAAGAAGAGCCGTCCATGCTGATGAGCATCTTCATCAGCTGGTTCCCGATGCTGTTGCTGATCGGCGTGTGGGTGTTCTTCATGCGCCAGATGCAAGGCGGCGGCAAGGGCGGCGCGTTCTCGTTCGGCAAGAGCAAGGCGCGCATGCTGGACCAGGACGCCAACACCGTGGTGTTCGCCGATGTGGCGGGCTGCGACGAGGCCAAGGAAGAAGTGAAGGAAATCGTGGACTACCTGCGCGATCCTTCCCGCTACCAAAGCCTGGGCGGCCGCATCCCGCGCGGCATCCTGCTGGCCGGCTCGCCGGGTACCGGTAAGACGCTGCTGGCCAAGGCCATCGCAGGCGAAGCCAAGGTGCCGTTCTTCAGCATCTCCGGCTCCGACTTCGTGGAAATGTTCGTCGGCGTGGGCGCAGCCCGCGTGCGCGACATGTTCGAGCAAGCCAAGAAGAACTCTCCTTGCATCATCTTCATCGATGAAATCGACGCGGTCGGCCGCCAGCGCGGCGCAGGCCTCGGCGGCGGCAATGATGAGCGCGAGCAAACGCTGAACCAGCTCTTGGTGGAGATGGACGGCTTCGACACCAATTCCACGGTGATCGTGATAGCCGCCACCAACCGTCCGGACGTACTGGACCCGGCGCTGCAGCGTCCGGGCCGCTTCGACCGCCAGGTGGTGGTGCCGTTGCCGGATATCCGCGGCCGCGAGCAAATCCTCAACGTGCACATGCGCAAGGTGCCGATAGCCGCCGACGTCAACGCCGAAGTGATCGCCCGCGGCACGCCGGGCTTCTCCGGCGCGGACCTCGCCAACCTGATCAACGAGGCCGCCCTGTTCGCCGCCCGCCGCAACAAGCGTCTGGTGGACATGGAGGACCTGGAGTCCGCCAAGGACAAGATCATGATGGGCTCCGAGCGCCGCAGCATGGTGATGACCGAGGAAGAGAAGAAGAACACCGCTTACCACGAGTCCGGCCACGCCGTGGTCGCCAAGCTGCTGCCAAAGTCCGATCCGGTGCACAAGGTCACCATCATCCCGCGCGGCCGCGCGCTGGGCGTGACCATGCAGCTGCCGGAGCAAGACCGCTTCACCTATGACCGCCAGTATCTGCTGGATCGTCTGGCCATTCTGTTCGGCGGCCGCATCGCCGAAGAGCTGTTCATGAACCAGATGACCACCGGCGCCGGCAACGACTTCGAGCGCGCGACGCAAATGGCGCGCGACATGGTCACCCGCTACGGCATGTCCGACAAGCTGGGCCCGATGGTGTACGGCGAGAACGAGGGCGAAGTGTTCCTCGGCCGCTCCATCACCACCCACAAGAACGTGTCCGAAGCCACCATGCAGCAAGTGGACGCCGAAATCCGCCGCATCATCGACGAGCAGTACGCGCTGGCGCGCCGCCTGCTGGAAGAGAACCGCGACAAGGTGGAAGCGATGACCGCGGCGCTGCTGGAGTTCGAAACCATAGACGCCGAGCAGATCGACGACATCATGGCAGGCAAGCCGCCGCGTCCGCCGAAGCCGGGTTCCAGCTTCGCCGCCAAGGCGGAGGCCAAGCCGGCCGAGCCGGAGACTCCGGCCGCGGCTTCGGAGGCCCAAGCGCCTTCCGAGCCGTCCGGTCCGGCCCAGGAAGCCTGA